In the genome of Dermacentor silvarum isolate Dsil-2018 chromosome 1, BIME_Dsil_1.4, whole genome shotgun sequence, one region contains:
- the LOC119436254 gene encoding uncharacterized protein LOC119436254, with the protein MRQPQDSMTGPARRRRHRRRILRQQPPTEEETLPDSDNEDRADQDGADGGISASDLPPWPAIVPPFFYFQPPPYANYPEVLFPFGEHGSLIDEQGNIFDPVYSTWLVDSEIHPRNEHLLHGDTDTFQQLGYAPSQQSSQSRRLGVAERVDEENGTGEPHTAADESTTTSVGAEGCGDAQLDPNIVEHGPWPELHACYGPVVTTYGTVSVMLRHGVRVDISVDRAVRVVNFDKECTAAVSGDGDRSCVCHPCGRVLQQGVAVDIATGSRLAKISSRGVIFTALNHGLVYLVDASGTKSTTERFKDLCYDVPLSLFHLSLHEDEEGFNECFRMVSQAKHWNNRRGDDVWIVGGVRIQQAPWGDVQVSRDLGSHVVWTSPTKGTMSVVTPLIKSVVTCDPTRFFFVRMNQKRLSANADGFAVRNGSQRAGFDSRGRLVLL; encoded by the coding sequence ATGCGTCAGCCCCAGGATTCGATGACCGGCCCCGCCAGACGCCGCCGACACCGACGGCGAATTCTACGACAGCAGCCACCCACCGAGGAAGAGACGCTGCCCGATAGCGACAACGAAGACCGGGCTGACCAGGACGGGGCGGACGGCGGCATCAGCGCCAGTGACCTCCCACCATGGCCTGCTATCGTTCCGCCGTTCTTCTACTTTCAGCCGCCGCCATACGCAAATTATCCGGAGGTCCTGTTTCCTTTCGGTGAGCACGGTTCCTTAATCGACGAACAAGGTAACATATTTGACCCAGTTTATTCGACCTGGCTCGTCGACAGCGAGATACACCCGCGGAACGAACACCTGCTGCACGGTGACACCGACACGTTCCAGCAGCTGGGATACGCTCCTTCCCAGCAGTCCTCGCAGTCGCGGCGGCTGGGCGTGGCTGAGCGAGTGGACGAAGAAAACGGCACCGGCGAGCCTCACACCGCAGCCGATGAGAGCACTACCACCTCAGTTGGCGCAGAAGGCTGCGGAGATGCCCAGTTGGACCCGAATATCGTCGAGCACGGTCCGTGGCCGGAACTACACGCTTGCTACGGCCCAGTAGTGACAACGTACGGCACGGTATCGGTGATGCTTAGACACGGCGTTCGGGTCGACATCTCGGTGGACCGCGCCGTGCGGGTTGTAAACTTCGACAAGGAATGCACAGCGGCTGTTAGCGGCGACGGCGATCGTTCCTGCGTGTGTCATCCATGCGGCCGCGTGCTGCAGCAAGGCGTCGCCGTGGACATCGCCACAGGAAGCCGGCTGGCCAAGATCTCTAGCCGTGGTGTCATCTTTACGGCTCTGAATCACGGCCTCGTTTACCTTGTCGATGCCTCAGGTACGAAGTCGACGACAGAACGGTTCAAGGACCTCTGCTACGACGTACCCTTAAGCCTTTTCCACCTCAGCTTGCATGAGGACGAAGAAGGATTCAACGAGTGCTTCCGTATGGTCAGCCAGGCGAAGCATTGGAACAACCGGCGCGGCGACGACGTCTGGATCGTCGGCGGTGTGCGTATACAGCAAGCCCCGTGGGGTGACGTCCAAGTTTCCCGGGACTTGGGCAGCCACGTCGTCTGGACATCCCCCACAAAAGGAACCATGTCGGTCGTCACACCTCTGATCAAGTCTGTTGTCACCTGCGACCCAACGCGATTCTTCTTCGTCCGCATGAACCAAAAGAGGCTGAGCGCCAACGCCGATGGGTTTGCGGTGCGAAACGGCAGCCAACGAGCTGGTTTCGACAGCCGGGGTCGCCTGGTGTTGCTCTGA